TTTGTCTTTCTCGAGGGTGATGTCTAAATAGGGCATATCATTTTCCATTGAAATAGTTATGGGAAATTAAGTTGAAATGTGCCATTTAGTCCGTTGTGCGAAAGGACGCATAATTTGAGTACATCTTGGCCAATAAGTGCGACGCACCCGTGTGGTGCAATGCCTACAACTCTGATTATGGAAGCAATCTGATTTGCGGCGGCACCAACGGCCCACAGGCTGACGTTGTATTCTGCGGCCCTGAGCGTGCCTCCTGCGGTCACCACTGGA
The sequence above is a segment of the Gimesia algae genome. Coding sequences within it:
- a CDS encoding retropepsin-like aspartic protease — its product is MAFTLHGTIGNTGPRIAIQVAGPQAASAPQTPGINCLVDTGASRTAISPAVMTTLGLPPIGGPPAPVVTAGGTLRAAEYNVSLWAVGAAANQIASIIRVVGIAPHGCVALIGQDVLKLCVLSHNGLNGTFQLNFP